One Aegilops tauschii subsp. strangulata cultivar AL8/78 chromosome 7, Aet v6.0, whole genome shotgun sequence genomic window carries:
- the LOC109744318 gene encoding uncharacterized protein, with translation MDDGIGGVQESSDMSISSDDDGIKQQRESNVELAYGRAEAQPDGSLGEPEVGMSFGTENEVREYYSTYAKAKGFGVTRRSSNRDDNGQLKYLTFSCSRYGKAQPNSGNMLKPSRTAGTGCKAKINITRAPDGRFHLSTVILDHNHTLSPLKPRRFRCNKKSDFRVKRRLEPNGPAEIRVNKSSTIPRVTHFDIEKQFQSAYTNSKFKEFQEELTQTMYCDRKLMEKEGAIETYEITEDVLIDEDKGWRKDVVHHVYFSEEEFEVKCSCRRFEFTGILCRHVLCVLTHKKIKEVPPQYVFDRWKKNVNRKHNFIRCTYGGMEDTPAAERFDRLCNSFYPVAEIGAMSDDSCNALMEELHTLKIRFSSNSSSENGKEHVATREDAPSNGKSTSKTIPSPIAVRCAGCPPSLRKESMLDKLICQANEKKKEAEQKASSTNLNKKRPRKNRKSSVDDILEQHVMEHSSQQPVCLDGPASSITSQRTFDLAITTSNINPSVTATIPSGGSSTMVMPQILGEYTLMPFQVQQGSAIVSSSAELHFDGIGGLNNTVDRS, from the exons ATGGATGATGGGATTGGTGGCGTTCAAGAATCAAGTGACATGTCTATTTCGAGCGATGACGACGGCATTAAGCAACAAAGGGAAAGCAATGTGGAGCTTGCATACGGCCGTGCTGAAGCTCAACCAGATGGATCACTTGGAGAACCTGAAGTGGGGATGTCCTTTGGTACCGAGAATGAGGTGAGAGAGTACTACAGCACATATGCTAAAGCAAAAGGCTTTGGTGTGACGAGAAGGAGCTCAAACCGTGATGATAATGGACAACTGAAGTACCTTACGTTTTCCTGCTCTCGCTATGGTAAGGCTCAGCCCAACTCAGGAAATATGTTGAAGCCAAGTCGAACAGCCGGGACAGGATGTAAAGCTAAGATCAATATTACCCGTGCTCCTGATGGGAGGTTTCATCTTTCGACGGTCATTTTGGATCATAATCATACATTAAGTCCACTTAAACCTCGGCGGTTCAGATGCAACAAAAAGTCAGACTTTCGTGTCAAGCGAAGGCTTGAGCCGAATGGCCCGGCTGAAATACGAGTAAACAAGAGTTCAACCATACCTCGTGTCACACACTTTGACATTGAGAAGCAATTTCAATCAGCCTATACAAATTcgaagttcaaagaatttcaagaAGAGCTAACACAAACTATGTACTGTGATcggaagttgatggaaaaggagGGGGCGATAGAAACGTATGAAATCACCGAGGATGTGCTGATTGACGAAGATAAAGGATGGAGAAAAGATGTTGTGCACCATGTATACTTCAGTGAGGAAGAGTTTGAAGTTAAGTGTTCATGTCGCCGCTTTGAGTTCACTGGTATTCTCTGTAGGCATGTGTTATGTGTGCTCACTCACAAGAAAATCAAGGAGGTTCCTCCACAATACGTCTTTGATCGGTGGAAAAAAAATGTGAACAGAAAGCACAACTTTATCAGATGCACATATGGCGGCATGGAAGACACTCCTGCTGCAGAACGTTTTGATAGAttgtgcaattctttctacccaGTTGCAGAGATAGGCGCCATGTCAGATGATTCATGCAATGCTTTGATGGAAGAGCTTCACACCCTGAAAATTCGATTCTCTAGCAACTCAAGTTCTGAAAATGGTAAGGAACATGTTGCTACACGGGAAGATGCACCTTCGAATGGAAAGTCAACAAGTAAAACTATACCAAGTCCAATAGCTGTCAGGTGTGCTGGATGTCCTCCTTCACTGAGAAAAGAATCTATGCTTGATAAGCTTATTTGTCAAGCAAACgaaaagaagaaggaagctgAACAAAAG GCTTCCTCCACGAATTTGAACAAGAAAAGGCCCCGGAAAAATAGAAAATCATCAGTGGATGATATTCTAGAACAACATGTTATGGAACATTCG AGTCAGCAACCTGTTTGTTTGGATGGCCCAGCTAGTAGCATTACATCTCAG AGAACATTTGACTTGGCTATTACCACTAGCAACATAAATCCATCTGTGACAGCTACAATACCATCCGGAGGTTCATCGACAATGGTTATGCCTCAAATTCTTGGAGAATACACACTTATGCCATTTCAAGTTCAACAAGGATCGGCTATAGTGTCCAGCTCTGCAGAATTACACTTTGATGGAATTGGAGGGCTCAACAATACGGTGGATCGGAGTTAG